Proteins from a single region of Neomonachus schauinslandi chromosome 10, ASM220157v2, whole genome shotgun sequence:
- the PEX13 gene encoding peroxisome biogenesis factor 13: MASQPPPPPKPWETRRIPGAGPGPGPGPTFQSADLGPTLLTRPGQPTLTRVPPPILPRPSQQTGSSSVNTFRPAYSSFSSGYGAYGNSFYGSYSPYSYGYNGLGYNRLRVDDLPPSRFVQQAEESSRGAFQSIESIVHAFASVSMMMDATFSAVYNSFRAVLDVANHFSRLKIHFTKVFSAFALVRTIRYLYRRLQWMIGLRRGSENEDLWAESEGTVSCLSAEDRAANSAKSWPIFLFFAVILGGPYLIWKLLSTHNDEVTDNTNWASGDDDHVVARAEYDFAAVSEEEISFRAGDMLNLALKEQQPKVRGWLLASLDGQTTGLIPANYVKILGKRRGRKAVESSKISKQQQSFTNTTLTKGATAADSLDEQEAAFESVFVETNKVPVAPDSTGKGGDKQDL; this comes from the exons GTCTGCTGATTTGGGTCCTACTTTATTGACAAGACCTGGACAACCAACGCTTACCAGAGTGCCCCCACCCATTCTTCCAAGGCCATCACAGCAGACAGGAAGCAGCAGTGTGAATACTTTCAGACCTGCTTACAGTTCATTTTCTTCAGGATATGGTGCCTATGGAAATTCGTTTTATGGAAGCTATAGCCCTTATAGTTATGGATATAATGGGTTGGGCTATAACCGCCTCCGTGTAGATGATCTGCCACCTAGTAGATTTGTTCAGCAAGCTGAAGAAAGCAGCAGAGGTGCATTTCAGTCCATTGAAAGTATTGTGCATGCATTTGCCTCCGTCAGTATGATGATGGATGCTACCTTTTCAGCTGTCTATAACAGTTTCAGGGCTGTATTGGATGTAGCAAATCACTTTTCCcggttaaaaatacatttcacaaaGGTTTTTTCAGCTTTTGCATTAGTTAGGACTATAAGGTATCTTTACAGACGATTGCAGTGGATGATAGGTTTAAGAAGAGGCTCTGAGAATGAGGACCTATGGGCAGAAAGTGAAGGAACTGTTTCTTGCCTTAGTGCTGAGGACAGAGCAGCTAACTCAGCAAAATCTTGGCCAATATTCTTGTTCTTTGCTGTTATCCTTGGTGGTCCTTACCTCATCTGGAAACTGCTATCTACCCATAATGATGAAGTAACAG ACAATACAAACTGGGCAAGTGGTGACGATGACCATGTAGTTGCTAGAGCAGAATATGATTTTGCTGCTGTATCTGAAGAAGAAATTTCTTTCCGTGCTGGTGATATGCTAAACTTAGCTCTCAAAG AACAGCAACCCAAAGTGCGTGGTTGGCTTCTGGCTAGTCTTGATGGTCAAACAACAGGACTTATACCTGCTAATTATGTCAAAATTCTTGGTAAAAGAAGAGGTAGAAAAGCAGTGGAATCCAGCAAAATTTCCAAGCAGCAACAATCTTTTACCAACACAACACTAACTAAAGGAGCCACGGCTGCTGATTCTTTGGATGAACAGGAAGCTGCCTTTGAATCTGTTTTTGTTGAAACTAATAAGGTTCCAGTTGCACCTGATTCCACTGGGAAAGGTGGAGATAAACAAGATCTTTGA